The Pararhizobium sp. IMCC21322 sequence ATTGCTTTCCATTCGCGCGGCAGCCGAACATGGTGAAACCGGGCGTGTTGTCGAAGAGCGTATTTTTTCCGAAGAATTCTTGCTGGAGCGCCCTTTGCTCAAGGCAATTCGGCAGGATACACCGCCGGTTCTGTTGATTGACGAGATCGACAAGGCCGATGAGGAATTTGAAGCCTATCTGATGGAAATTCTGTCAGAATTTCAGGTGACGATCCCGGAACTCGGCACAATCAAGGCAACTTCTCGGCCCATCGTCATTCTAACCGCAAATGGAACACGCGATCTCAGCGATGCTTTGCGCCGCAGGTGCCTCTATGCCCATATTTCCTATCCGGACCGAACTACGGAACTGGCAATTCTGACCGCTCGCTGCCCGGAGGTAGAAGCAGCCTTGGCATCTCAGATCATCGGTTTCGTACAGTCTTTGCGCAAAGAGGATCTGGAGAAAAAACCGGGAATTGCCGAGATGCTGGACTTCGCCGCTGCACTGATGGGTCTTGGAATTGCAGATTTGACCCATGACCCTGTGGTGCTACAGGCCACTTTGGCGACGCTTCTCAAAACCCAGACCGACCGCGATAACATCACAACCGAAATCGCCCAACGCCTTGCAGGGAAAGCTGCATGAGTCAGGTAACTAAATTTGCTGCCCGTGATCCTGGACCCGCCGCCCGCATGGCCGGGTTCATGGCACATTTGCGGTCCAACGGCCTGCGACTGGGGGTGGGTGAAGCAAAGGCAGGGCTTGAAGCGCTGACCCATACGCAGGCCGCCAACCCTAAAGAGGCCCGCCATGCCCTGCGCGCTGTCTTCAGCGGTTGTGCAGAAGATGTCGAACGATTTGACGATCTGTTCAATGCGTTTTGGTTGAATGGCGGACGGGTTTCAGAAAAAACCATGCCGACCACAACAACCGGATTCGACAGCGTCCACACCTCACGCAATGCCAAAGGCGGGGAAGCTGCCAGCGGTGCTGGTGCGCCCACAGCACCGGATGGCGGGGAAGACGAAGCCGAAACCGATGGCGAAGGCAAGCTGGTCTCCAGCGTTATTCGGTCACTGACAAAGAAAGACTTACATGATCTGGTGCAGCCGGAAGACATTGCGGAGGCCGAAAAAATCGCCCGGCGTCTGGGTGCAGCCCTGCGCGACCGCCGCTCACGCCGCCGCAAACAGGCCCGCAAGGGAGACCAGATTCATTTTCGAAAACTGATCCGGAAAAGCCTGTCGACCGGTGGCGAGCCACTGCATTTGCCGATGAAACACCGCCCCGACCGACCGCTGAAAATCGTCACACTCTGCGATGTATCCGGGTCAATGACCGTATATGCCCGTGTGTTTCTATCTTTCATTGCCGGCATGATGCGCTCGGATGATGCAACAGATGCTTACCTGTTTCACACCCGCCTGGTCCGCATCGCCGATGCCCTGCGTGACAAGGATGCATTGCGCGCATTGGGCCGGATGTCCGTGCTGGCCGATGGCTTTGGCGGAGGTTCCAGGATAGGCGCTTCCCTGATGCAGTTTTCAAAAACCTATGCCCGCCGATTTGTCGATGGGCGCACGGTGGTTTTGATCCTCTCCGATGGCTACGACACCGATAATCCTGAACTGCTCGGCGACGCTCTGGCAAATTTGAAAAAACGTGGGTGCAAGATCATCTGGCTGAACCCGTTGAAGGGCTGGGATGACTATGAACCCGTGGCGCGCGGCATGGCAGCGGCCCTCCCGCATCTCGACCTGTTTCGCCCTGCCAACAAGCTGGCGGATCTTGGAGCGCTTGAGCCCGAGCTGGTGCGCCTATGACCCCGGCTGAATTAACAGACGCCGACATTGCCGAACTTGCACAGGAAATGCGGGCAAGCGGTGAACCTTTTGCAATTGCAACTGTGATCCGCACCGCCGGGTCAACCGCCGCCAAACCCGGTGCCAAGGCGCTTTTGGACGCCAGCGGAACTATTCTTCAGGGCTGGATCGGGGGTGGCTGTGTGCGAAGCGCATTGGCCAAGGCCACTGATCGCGCCATGAAGGAAGGGCAACCGCAGCTCATTTCCCTGCATCCGCAGGATGTGCTGGATGAAAAGGGCGTCGCAGCCGGGGACGATGTGGATGGCATGCGCTTTGCCCGCAATGGCTGCCCGTCAAAAGGCTCAATCGATATATTTGTCGAGATGATCTTGCCATTGCCAGAGCTGATGATCTTTGGAGCATCCCCGGTGGCCCAATCGCTTGTGGCACTGGCCAAAGAATTTCAGTGGACGCTTGCGGAAGGCACTTCGGAGATGCAGCCCCGCACGCTTGCGACTGGAGAAAAGCGCATGATCGTCATCGCCACACAGGGCAAGGATGACCTTGCAAGTCTGCGTGCAGCATTGGCGATGCAGGCAGACTTTATTGCCTTTGTCGGCAGCCGTCGCAAATTCGCAGCCTTGGCGCAAAAACTGACCAATGAAGGCATTTCACAAGAGCTTCTATCCAGAGTCAATGCGCCTGCCGGCCTGCCCATTGATGCTGTGACACCACAGGAAATCGCGCTTTCAATCCTAGCTCGGCTGACACAGGAACGTCGCCGGCACCTGCGCGGCGCAGGGGATAAAGATGCATAAAAGCGCGGCCATTATTCTGGCAGCTGGCCTGTCGCAGCGCATGGGGCCAATCAACAAGCTGCTGATCCCCATTGAAGGCGTTCCGATGGTCCGCCGGTCTGTTGCGGCTTATCTTGACGTTTGCAATGGCAAGGTCACTGTTGTCACCGGTTACCAGCGGACAGAGGTTGAAACCGCCTTAAATGGGCTGGACGTGCAGTTTGTTTTCAATCCTGATTTTGAACAGGGCCAGAAAACATCAGTCGCTGCCGGGCTTTCCGCATCTGCGCCAGCACAGGACACATTCATTGGCCTTGGGGATCAACCGTTTTTAACCGACAGTCATCTCGTTTGGTTGTTAGAGCAGCATCGCACAAACAAATCCGGCAAAATTACAGTGCCAGTTCAAGACAAAATGCGCGGAAACCCTCTGATCATCCCCTTGGATCTCAAAGCGCGGCTTCTGGCTGACCATCACAATCCGGGATGTTACAAATTCACCCGTGAGAACCCGGATCTCCTAAATTTGGCTGCAACCCAAACCACTGCTTTCTTCCGCGACATTGATACACCCCAGGAAGTCGCGGCGCTGTCGGTTCAGGAGGAGGCAACATCATGAAAGCTGTGATAGCCCGCTTGCTGGCCCGGTTCCCAAAACCCGATTTGAGCAAAGAGCAGGCCGAAATGCTGGCCTCGATAAAATTCCCCTGTTGTTAATAAGGAATTCCCCATGGAACTGAATGATGAAGTCACGATCAACGCCCCGAAAGTACGCGTTTATGAGGCATTGAACGACCCCGAGATACTGCAACAATGCATCCCCGGTTGCGAGGAACTTACACAGCACTCCGACACCGAACTGGAAGCCAAAGTTGTCTTGAAAGTCGGCCCTGTCAAAGCGCGCTTTAATGGCAATGTCGAGCTTGACAAGTCAGGCGCGCCGGATGCGTTTTCATTGTCTGGCCAGGGCAATGGGGGAGCCGCCGGTCATGCCAAGGGTGGAGCAGATGTGACCCTTGAGGAGACTGACGGAGTGACCACCCTTAAATACACCGCAAAGGCAGAAATTGGCGGCAAACTGGCGCAGCTTGGTGGCCGGTTGATACAAAGTACGTCCAAGAAGCTTGCTGCCAAATTCTTCAAGAAGTTCGCAGAAGTTGTTGAGATGGCCGAAGCCTGACGATGACCGATGGTGCCGACCCGCAATTTCTTGAACACGCCGCAGACACTCTTGCCTAAGCGAAAGACTGTCAAAGCAAAGCAATGCCGTGCCGTGTGCATTATGTGTCGTCACGAATGTCTCCGGTGGGTCCGCCCGGTCCATCGGAACATTGGTAGCGGTACGGGCCGATAGCGAGCTGGCAGGCTATGCCTCGCATGGATGCGCCGATGCCGATCTCCGTTTGCAGGCACAGGCAGCGATTGAAACGGCACAACCACGCTATTCGCGACATGGTTTAGACGGCTCCTTAAACCAATAACCTATACCTGAATCAACCGCAGGCGCACGGGAAGCCCCCCGAAACGTCGGGCACCCGCTTGACTCGGTCGAGAGCCTTCTTTAAGAAAAATATACTTTGGTATACCAAAATACCAAAACCTGACTGCTCAGCAGAACGGGTAAAGCTGCAACCGGGAGGAAATTATGAAAGACACCAGAAAACTGCGCGCACTAACGCTGATTGTTGGCGCATCGACACTTGCGCTCACCAGCTTCGCGCCTCAGGCACAAGCTCAAGACTACCCTTCAAAGACAATCGAAGTCGTCACACACGCCGGAAATGGCGGCGGTACTGACGTCACCACACGCATGATGATGCTGCGCGGACGCCGCGAATTGGGCGCTGACATGGTTGTGGTCAACAAAGGCGGCGGCGGCGGCGCTGTTGCCATGGATTACTATCTCACGCAGCCTGCCGATGGTCATTCCATTTTGACATTCACCATTGGTCACGCAGCGACGCTGGCCAAGAATGAAACCAAGATGAAACTGGAAGATATTCGCCCGATAGCACGCGGAACGGACGATCCCCAGATTCTCATGGTCAAATGTGGCGCTTACACAGATGCGGCCGATTTTGTTGCGAAGCAAAAAGAAGAAGCCATCATCTACGGCACGACCCATCTGGGCAATATTGATGATGTGTCCGCCTTCATGTTCACCAAAAAAGGCGGCATGAAAACACCGAAAATCCTTCCATTTGATGGCGGCGGCGAACTGGCCACCCAGCTTGTGGCAGGCGCGGTTGATGTTGCGGTTCTGAACCTGGCGGAAGCTGGAAGTCAGATCGATTCAGGCGATGTATGCCCTATTGTTGTTCTGGCCGATAAGCGCATGGCGGCATTGCCGGATGTTTCAACGGCGAAGGAAATGGGCATCCCGGTCAGCTTCTCGACCGTACGCGGATTTGTCGTCCACAAGGACACCCCTGATGACGTAGCGGCCAAGATTGAAGAGGCTCTTGTAAAGTCCATGAATCACGGCGTTTACCAGGGGTTCCTGACCTCGGTTGGCCTTGATGCTTCATCCGTTGCCGGATCAGAAGAATGGGGCAATCAGCTGCAGACCATGGTGACAGATATGTCAGCAGCACTGAAAGAGCTTGGTTTCATCGAGTAAATCAGACCTGCTTCCACACCAACTGCCCCTTGATCCCTGGATCAGGGGGCAAACCGGGCTGCGTCATGAAAACACAACTCAATCCTGACAGGCGGGCCAGATGGCTGGTTCCGATCTGCATTATCCTCTTTTGCCTTGTAGCGCTCTACTTCACCACAACATTCAAAAAGATGCCGCCAATCCTGAAGCGCGGCATCCAGCCGTCTGATTTCCCTCAGCTGGTCTGTCTGCTGATTGTCAGTCTGACCCTGTTGATGGTCTGGAAGGATCCGGTCAAAATTGTTGAGCGTGTCACATCCAAATCATGGATGACCATGGGTCTGATGATTGGGTTTGTGGCCTTGATGCAGGTCGATCTGTTTCTGGCTCTGGGCGCTTTTGCAGCGACCCTGACCATGCTGTGGGGCGAGCGCCGTCCGCGGAATATTGCCCTAGTGGGCCTCCTCATTCCGACATCGGTTTTCTTTCTCTTTGATCTCGTCTTCAAAATCCGCTTCCCCCGCGGATTATTGACCTCCCTCTGGTACGGATGAGCACAATGGATGCTTTTTTTAACGGCTTTCTGGCACTAACCGATCCAAGCCTGTTGCTTTTGCTGGTCGCCGCAACCCTTGGCGGCGTCATCATCGGCGCTTTGCCTGGATTGAATGCCACAACCGGCGCGGCACTGCTTTTGCCCTTCACCCTGACGATGGAGCCGATTGCAGCGATTTCGATACTGACTGCAATCTATTGCTCAGCTACCTTTGCTGGCGCAATCACTGCCATCCTTATCAACACACCCGGCACATCTGCCAGCGCAACCACCTGTCTTGATGGCTATCCCATGGCTTTGCGCGGCGAGGCTGGCCGAGCACTTGGCATGGCCGTTGTCGCCTCGACCTTTGGCGGTGTGCTGAGCGTTATCTGTCTGATGATTGCGGCGCCGGTTCTGGCGCGGGCTGCCTATAATTTTGCGCCACCGGAATATTTCGCACTGACATTATTCGGCCTGTCCATGCTGGTCAGTGTTGGTGGTGGATCACCGATCAAGAACCTCATTGCAGGTGCATTCGGCATTTTGTTGGCAACGGTCGGCGTTGATCTTCTGACATCCGTCAAACGCTTTACCTTCGACGTTCCGCAACTCCATGAAGGCATCGGTTTTGTTCCGGTCATGATCGGCGTATTTGGAATTTCCGAATTGCTGTCCCAGGCCTCCGCTCTGCATCAGAAGCGTGAGCAGGTCACAATGAAGGCCATTAAACTGCCCTCCATGGCGGATTACAAAAAGGTCTGGAAGACCATTCTGCGATCAACCGGCATCGGCACCTTCATCGGTATTCTGCCGGCAGAAGGGGCAACCGTTGCATCCATGATCGGCTACAATGAAGCGCGGCGATGGTCCAAGACACCCGAAGAATTTGGCAAAGGTGCCATTGAAGGCATTGCAGGCTCAGAGGCCGCGAACAATTCCGCAACAGGCGGTGCAATGGTGCCCACACTGGCTCTCGGCATTCCCGGGAGTCCAACCGCGGCGGTTATCCTGGCCGGATTGCTGGTCCATGGCCTGCGTCCCGGTCCTACAATGTTCACCGAACAGGCGGATTTCGCCTTCGCCATTTTCTGGTCGATGCTTTTCGTAAACCTGCTGTTTCTGGTCATCGGACTTTATGGAGCGAAGGTCTTTGCACGGGTCACCCTCATACCGATCCGGATGCTTTGGCCCAGTGTCTTCATCTTCTCGATTGTTGGTGCCTATGCTCTGGATCAATCCATGTTCGATGTCTGGATTGCCATCATTTCCGGGATCATCGGCTACTTCATGCGGGTTTACGGATTTTCCGTCGTACCGCTGGCGATTGGCCTGATATTGGGCGGCATGCTGGAGCAGCGCCTTGGACAATCCATGGTAATGCTGGACGAGCAATGGTGGCTGATCGCTACCCGGCCCCTATCGGCATTTTTCCTGATACTCACTGCTTTTGCCCTATTTGGGCCTGCCCTGTGGAAACTGATCACAGGGCCACGGCCAACGTTTAAAAAAGGTTCCTGATCATGAGTCGCATCAAATCCATTCGCACACGGGTCTGGAACTGGACCGGTCCAACCGTTCCGCCACAGGGCAATTTCTGCACCAATGCATCCGATGTCTTGTGGGAGCGCGGGGATGCCATGTCGTCCTTTCGGTTTTACCAATGGCTGACCTGCGAAGTCGAAAGCGAAGACGGCGCAATCGGCATCGGAAACGCAGCCCTTGCACCGATCGTGGTCAAAAAGGCAATCGACGAATATTACGCCCCTTTGGTGATTGGCGAAGATCCCTTTGACTATGCCTATATCTGGGAAAAAATGTACCGTCGCACCCATGCCTGGGGCCGCAAGGGCATCGGCATGACAGCCATTTCAGCAATCGATATTGCGATCTGGGATCTGATGGGCAAGCAGGTTGGAAAACCCGTTTTCAAGCTGTTGGGCGGACGCACCAAGGAAAAGATTCCGGTCTATTATTCCAAGCTCTATGCAGACACGGTGCCGGCCATGCAAAAAGAGGCCGAAGAGGCCATGAAAAACGGATACAATGCTTATAAGTCACGCTTTGGCTACGGCCCAAAGGACGGCATGCAGGGCATGCGCGAAAATCTGAAACGCGTTGAAGCGCTGCGCGAAGTCATTGGCTATGACAATGATCTGATGCTGGAATGCTATATGGGCTGGACGCTTGATTACGCCAAACGCATGCTGCCAAAGCTTGAAAAATATGAGCCGCGCTGGCTGGAAGAGCCGGTTATCGCTGATGATGTGGCAGGCTATGCCGAGCTGAATGCCATGGGCATTGTTCCCATTTCCGGCGGCGAACATGAATACTCGATCATTGGCTGCAAAGACCTGATCGAAAAGAAAGCCGTCAGCATTCTGCAATATGACACCAATCGCGTCGGAGGCATTACGGCCGCGCAGAAAATCAATGCTATTGCGGAAGCCAATCAGATTCCGGTCATTCCCCATGCGGGCCAGATGCACAATTATCATATGACAATGGCCAATGTGAATTGCCCCATCAGCGAATACTTCCCGGTCTTTGACGTGGAAGTCGGCAACGAGCTTTTCTATTATATTTTCGAGGGCGATCCGGACGCCGTAGATGGTTATCTGCAATTGGACGACAACACACCCGGTCTGGGAATTTCCATTTCCGACAAATATCTGAAAAACTTTGAAATCATCGAGTAAGCTCAGGAGCAGCGTCCATGGCAAACTTTCAAGGCATCTGGCCCGTCGCACCAACCCCGTTTGAACCCGGTGGTGCGATCGATGTTCATGGCATGAAGCGGGTTCTGGATTGCATGATAGATCAGCAGGTTGACGGAATTTGCATTCTCGCAAATTTCTCCGAGCAATTTCTCATCACCGATGAGGAGCGCCGGATTTTAACCCGCACATCTCTTGAACATGTCGCGGGCCGCATTCCGGTTATTGTGACCATCAGCCATTTTGCCACCGACATTGTGGTCGACCGCGCGCGGGAAGCCAGGGAACTGGGCGCGCAAATCGTGATGATGATGCCCCCATATCATGGGGCATTGATGCGCGGCACTGCCGAGCAGACCTTTGAGCAATTCGCCCGTGTCGGGGAAGTCGGCATTCCCATCATGGTGCAGGATGCGCCCTTGTCCGGTGTTGATCTTCCAGTGCCATTGCTTGTGAAAATGGCGCAGGAGATCGAGATGCTGAAACTCTTCAAAATCGAATGCGCCCAGACCGCTGGTAAATTGCGCGCTCTGATCGCGGCGGGTGGCAGCGCTATCGAAGGCCCATTTGACGGCGAAGAAGCCATCACCCTGATGGCTGATCTTGATGCAGGAGCCACAGGCACCATGACATCTGCCATGATTCCGGACCAGATCAAGCCCGTCCTTGCTGCCCATGCAGCCGGCGACAGACAGCAGGCTATGGCTCACTATGCGCGGGTATTGCCTGCGATTAATTTTGAGAACCGCCAATGCGGATTTCGCTCCGCCAAGGCCGCCATGATGGAAGGGGGTGTGATCCAATCCGATTTTTGCCGCCATCCAATCCCACCTTTGCATCCGGACACCCGGCAGCAATTACTGGAGTTGATCCGGCCACTGGATCCGGTGGTTTTGAATTGGGGGACCTGACGTGAGCAAAGTTGCAAACCTGAAAGGTCTGATGGGAACCGAAGGGCGCGTTTCCCGAAGTCTCAGCCTTGCTGAAGATGCAGCCCAGACCCTGCGCAGCATGATCCTTCTGGAAAAACTGCCGCCTGGTATCAGCTTGCCGGAACGCGATTTATCAGAAGCCCTCGGGATCAGCCGCACGCCCTTGCGTGAAGCCATCCGTCTTCTGGCAGGTGAAGGACTGATTCAGTTTACGGCTGCCCGCCGACCCTTTGTCGCCAATCCATCGCTTGAGGAAATCAACAATTGCCTGCGCGTTCAGGGCGCATTGGAGGCGCTTGCCGGCGAGTTGGCCTGCGTCCATTGCAGCGATGCCGAACTGCGCGAGATTGCAAACATCAACGCGGCCATTGCAGAGGTAAACACAGATGATGGAGACGGTAAGCTGGCCGGGTTTCAGGCAGATATGCGGTTCCATCAGGCCATCGTTCAAGCTGCAGGAAATCCGCCTCTGGCTGAAACACATGCCTCTTACAATGCACGTCTTTGGCGGGTGCGTTTTCTATCCTCTCAGCGGCGCGCCGGTCGCGACAGCACGCGCAAGGAACACTCTGAAATCGTTGCAGCACTTTCGGAGCGCGATGCAAAACGAACGGCGCAGGCACTGAAGACCCATTTGAAAACAGCTGAAACGAATATTGCCCAGGCTCTTGACGAGCGTGAGTCCACCTAACAGCGGAAAAATCCATGAACCGTCCCAAAATTGCAATTATCCCTGGTGATCCCTCCGGCATCGGCCCGGAACTGATTGCCAAACTGTTGAATGATGAGGGTGTCCGCGAAGCCGCCGATATCGTGCTCGTTGGTGATGCCCATTTATGGCAGCGCGGTGCCGAGCAGGCTGACCTGCCTGTGGAATTGAACACATTGCAAGAAGAAGACCTGCCCGATTTTACCGGTCTTGCCCATCTCGATCTCAACACCATTCAGCCGGATGAGGTGGAAATTGCCACTGTGTCCATAGCAAGCGGCACAACCGCTTTGCGTTGCCTCGACAAGGCCATGGATCTGGCAGTAGCTGGGCTTGTGGACGGCATTCTGTTCGCCCCCTTCAACAAGGGCGCCATGACGTCAGCTGGATTGAATGCAGAAGATGAGCACCGCTATATGGCACGTTATCTGGGCTTTACCGGCTATCACAGCGAAATAAATGTGCTCGATGAGCTCATGACCACGCGTGTGACCAGCCATATTGGCTTGAAGGATGTTGCCGCCAATATTGATCAGCCCGGCATTTTGCGCGCAGTCACTCTGGCATCCGACACGTTGAAACGGGCCGGGAAAACTCGCCCGGCCATTGCTGTCGCTGCCCTCAATCCGCATGCAGGTGATAACGGCAAATTCGGCCGCGAAGAGATCGACATTCTGGAACCTGCGGTGCGCGCCTGTCAGGACAAGCAAATGAATGTCACCGGACCCTGGCCATCTGACACCGTCTTCCTGAAAGCAATGCGCGGTGAAGTCGACGCTGTCGTCACCATGTATCATGATCAGGGACAGATCGCGATCAAGCTGCTGGGCTTTGAACGCGGTGTGACCGTGGCTGGTGGTCTTCCCTACCCGATTGCAACACCGGCCCATGGCACTGCCTTTGACATTGCAGGCCAAAACAAGGCGAATGTCAGCGCAACACGGCAGGCCTTTAATCTGCTCGTGCGCATGGCCCAGACACATCGGGATGAGCGCTCGGCGGCTTAAAACGCTTCTTGTTCATACAGAACCGCGCGACAGGTCCGCGCGGCTGCTGTAATAGAGTGGGTTTTAGTTGGAAGCTTGAACAGCGGCGTCTGTCAGCTTGCCCAAAGCACCGGCCATCATTGCCAGAGATTTCAGATCTGCAGGCACATTGTAACTTGCCGCAAACTGTT is a genomic window containing:
- a CDS encoding MoxR family ATPase — its product is MNWNALQTALADEGYVANDDLAMAVHLAISLGRPLLLEGAAGVGKTDLARVLSTVQDTQLIRLQCYEGLDAAQAIYEWNYQRQLLSIRAAAEHGETGRVVEERIFSEEFLLERPLLKAIRQDTPPVLLIDEIDKADEEFEAYLMEILSEFQVTIPELGTIKATSRPIVILTANGTRDLSDALRRRCLYAHISYPDRTTELAILTARCPEVEAALASQIIGFVQSLRKEDLEKKPGIAEMLDFAAALMGLGIADLTHDPVVLQATLATLLKTQTDRDNITTEIAQRLAGKAA
- a CDS encoding CoxG family protein, which encodes MELNDEVTINAPKVRVYEALNDPEILQQCIPGCEELTQHSDTELEAKVVLKVGPVKARFNGNVELDKSGAPDAFSLSGQGNGGAAGHAKGGADVTLEETDGVTTLKYTAKAEIGGKLAQLGGRLIQSTSKKLAAKFFKKFAEVVEMAEA
- a CDS encoding nucleotidyltransferase family protein, translated to MHKSAAIILAAGLSQRMGPINKLLIPIEGVPMVRRSVAAYLDVCNGKVTVVTGYQRTEVETALNGLDVQFVFNPDFEQGQKTSVAAGLSASAPAQDTFIGLGDQPFLTDSHLVWLLEQHRTNKSGKITVPVQDKMRGNPLIIPLDLKARLLADHHNPGCYKFTRENPDLLNLAATQTTAFFRDIDTPQEVAALSVQEEATS
- a CDS encoding 4-hydroxythreonine-4-phosphate dehydrogenase PdxA, producing MNRPKIAIIPGDPSGIGPELIAKLLNDEGVREAADIVLVGDAHLWQRGAEQADLPVELNTLQEEDLPDFTGLAHLDLNTIQPDEVEIATVSIASGTTALRCLDKAMDLAVAGLVDGILFAPFNKGAMTSAGLNAEDEHRYMARYLGFTGYHSEINVLDELMTTRVTSHIGLKDVAANIDQPGILRAVTLASDTLKRAGKTRPAIAVAALNPHAGDNGKFGREEIDILEPAVRACQDKQMNVTGPWPSDTVFLKAMRGEVDAVVTMYHDQGQIAIKLLGFERGVTVAGGLPYPIATPAHGTAFDIAGQNKANVSATRQAFNLLVRMAQTHRDERSAA
- a CDS encoding tripartite tricarboxylate transporter permease, with protein sequence MDAFFNGFLALTDPSLLLLLVAATLGGVIIGALPGLNATTGAALLLPFTLTMEPIAAISILTAIYCSATFAGAITAILINTPGTSASATTCLDGYPMALRGEAGRALGMAVVASTFGGVLSVICLMIAAPVLARAAYNFAPPEYFALTLFGLSMLVSVGGGSPIKNLIAGAFGILLATVGVDLLTSVKRFTFDVPQLHEGIGFVPVMIGVFGISELLSQASALHQKREQVTMKAIKLPSMADYKKVWKTILRSTGIGTFIGILPAEGATVASMIGYNEARRWSKTPEEFGKGAIEGIAGSEAANNSATGGAMVPTLALGIPGSPTAAVILAGLLVHGLRPGPTMFTEQADFAFAIFWSMLFVNLLFLVIGLYGAKVFARVTLIPIRMLWPSVFIFSIVGAYALDQSMFDVWIAIISGIIGYFMRVYGFSVVPLAIGLILGGMLEQRLGQSMVMLDEQWWLIATRPLSAFFLILTAFALFGPALWKLITGPRPTFKKGS
- a CDS encoding dihydrodipicolinate synthase family protein, with the protein product MANFQGIWPVAPTPFEPGGAIDVHGMKRVLDCMIDQQVDGICILANFSEQFLITDEERRILTRTSLEHVAGRIPVIVTISHFATDIVVDRAREARELGAQIVMMMPPYHGALMRGTAEQTFEQFARVGEVGIPIMVQDAPLSGVDLPVPLLVKMAQEIEMLKLFKIECAQTAGKLRALIAAGGSAIEGPFDGEEAITLMADLDAGATGTMTSAMIPDQIKPVLAAHAAGDRQQAMAHYARVLPAINFENRQCGFRSAKAAMMEGGVIQSDFCRHPIPPLHPDTRQQLLELIRPLDPVVLNWGT
- a CDS encoding XdhC family protein; translation: MPCALCVVTNVSGGSARSIGTLVAVRADSELAGYASHGCADADLRLQAQAAIETAQPRYSRHGLDGSLNQ
- a CDS encoding XdhC family protein translates to MTPAELTDADIAELAQEMRASGEPFAIATVIRTAGSTAAKPGAKALLDASGTILQGWIGGGCVRSALAKATDRAMKEGQPQLISLHPQDVLDEKGVAAGDDVDGMRFARNGCPSKGSIDIFVEMILPLPELMIFGASPVAQSLVALAKEFQWTLAEGTSEMQPRTLATGEKRMIVIATQGKDDLASLRAALAMQADFIAFVGSRRKFAALAQKLTNEGISQELLSRVNAPAGLPIDAVTPQEIALSILARLTQERRRHLRGAGDKDA
- a CDS encoding tripartite tricarboxylate transporter TctB family protein, encoding MKTQLNPDRRARWLVPICIILFCLVALYFTTTFKKMPPILKRGIQPSDFPQLVCLLIVSLTLLMVWKDPVKIVERVTSKSWMTMGLMIGFVALMQVDLFLALGAFAATLTMLWGERRPRNIALVGLLIPTSVFFLFDLVFKIRFPRGLLTSLWYG
- a CDS encoding VWA domain-containing protein; this translates as MSQVTKFAARDPGPAARMAGFMAHLRSNGLRLGVGEAKAGLEALTHTQAANPKEARHALRAVFSGCAEDVERFDDLFNAFWLNGGRVSEKTMPTTTTGFDSVHTSRNAKGGEAASGAGAPTAPDGGEDEAETDGEGKLVSSVIRSLTKKDLHDLVQPEDIAEAEKIARRLGAALRDRRSRRRKQARKGDQIHFRKLIRKSLSTGGEPLHLPMKHRPDRPLKIVTLCDVSGSMTVYARVFLSFIAGMMRSDDATDAYLFHTRLVRIADALRDKDALRALGRMSVLADGFGGGSRIGASLMQFSKTYARRFVDGRTVVLILSDGYDTDNPELLGDALANLKKRGCKIIWLNPLKGWDDYEPVARGMAAALPHLDLFRPANKLADLGALEPELVRL
- a CDS encoding tripartite tricarboxylate transporter substrate binding protein — encoded protein: MKDTRKLRALTLIVGASTLALTSFAPQAQAQDYPSKTIEVVTHAGNGGGTDVTTRMMMLRGRRELGADMVVVNKGGGGGAVAMDYYLTQPADGHSILTFTIGHAATLAKNETKMKLEDIRPIARGTDDPQILMVKCGAYTDAADFVAKQKEEAIIYGTTHLGNIDDVSAFMFTKKGGMKTPKILPFDGGGELATQLVAGAVDVAVLNLAEAGSQIDSGDVCPIVVLADKRMAALPDVSTAKEMGIPVSFSTVRGFVVHKDTPDDVAAKIEEALVKSMNHGVYQGFLTSVGLDASSVAGSEEWGNQLQTMVTDMSAALKELGFIE
- a CDS encoding L-rhamnonate dehydratase, which codes for MSRIKSIRTRVWNWTGPTVPPQGNFCTNASDVLWERGDAMSSFRFYQWLTCEVESEDGAIGIGNAALAPIVVKKAIDEYYAPLVIGEDPFDYAYIWEKMYRRTHAWGRKGIGMTAISAIDIAIWDLMGKQVGKPVFKLLGGRTKEKIPVYYSKLYADTVPAMQKEAEEAMKNGYNAYKSRFGYGPKDGMQGMRENLKRVEALREVIGYDNDLMLECYMGWTLDYAKRMLPKLEKYEPRWLEEPVIADDVAGYAELNAMGIVPISGGEHEYSIIGCKDLIEKKAVSILQYDTNRVGGITAAQKINAIAEANQIPVIPHAGQMHNYHMTMANVNCPISEYFPVFDVEVGNELFYYIFEGDPDAVDGYLQLDDNTPGLGISISDKYLKNFEIIE
- a CDS encoding GntR family transcriptional regulator translates to MSKVANLKGLMGTEGRVSRSLSLAEDAAQTLRSMILLEKLPPGISLPERDLSEALGISRTPLREAIRLLAGEGLIQFTAARRPFVANPSLEEINNCLRVQGALEALAGELACVHCSDAELREIANINAAIAEVNTDDGDGKLAGFQADMRFHQAIVQAAGNPPLAETHASYNARLWRVRFLSSQRRAGRDSTRKEHSEIVAALSERDAKRTAQALKTHLKTAETNIAQALDEREST